In Schistocerca nitens isolate TAMUIC-IGC-003100 chromosome 10, iqSchNite1.1, whole genome shotgun sequence, a single window of DNA contains:
- the LOC126209904 gene encoding ARL14 effector protein-like has protein sequence MSEVNEEEESLAPCSIGKDAAASKCHVIFYAKKTGFKAFSDFTECDQKLLVSRSEAKLDENSIICFHHEALFLHEYQAMQKKCCNPFKKRNHNVKAGLRLLDNETAAKLCLLKKKEVIDIKPGQKLCPRCMSALNQKLEDSSSLSTQSEQDFTTDETEPAINKSLSFIGASPLKRRQLSKRDKPSYAKRKILDAQSLIGNQIAAAVGINYDEQPSSSKSRPCSNCADLDNLIEELKEKSKRKLKKKKLLKKKDSCKGTL, from the exons atgtcagaagttaatgaagaagaagaatcgttggccccctgttcaattggaaaagatgctgctgcatcaaagtgccatgttatcttctatgctaagaagactggattcaaagcgtttagtgatttcacagaatgtgaccagaaattgcttgtttcgcgttcagaagccaaacttgacgaaaattccatcatttgcttccaccatgaagccctcttcctacatgaatatcaagcgatgcaaaagaaatgttgcaatccattcaagaagaggaatcacaatgtaaaagctggacttagactgcttgataatgaaacagctgccaaactttgcctgttaaagaaaaaagaagtgaTTGATATAAAACCTGGTCAGAAGCTTTGCCCTCGCTGCATGTCGGCACTGAACCAAAAGCTAGAAGATTCATCATCACTATCAACCCAATCTGAACAAGATTTCACAACGGATGAAACTGAACCAGCCATCAACAAAAGTTTATCATTTATTGGTGCTTCACCATTGAAAAGAAGACAACTAAGTAAAAGAGATAAGCCAAGCTATGCAAAAAGAAAGATCTTGGATGCACAAAGTTTAATTGggaatcaaattgctgctgctgtaggaatcaattacgatgaacagccaagttcaagtaaaagtcgcccatgcagtaattgtgcagatcttgataatcttatagaagagttgaaagaaaaat caaagaggaagttgaagaagaaaaagcttctcaAGAAGAAAGATTCCTGCAAGGGCACACTCTAG